From the Natrinema amylolyticum genome, the window CGTTTCAACTGGAGATCGACCGGTCGATCCGCCCCCCTGAGGCGGCTCGGTTCCAGTTGAAACGGAGGGGGTCGAATCGGCGGGCGAGGGCTCGTCTCCGGTCGCAGCGACGGGATCGGCTTCGGATCCCGCCGACCCCGCATCGGCCGTCGACAGAACGGTCTCGACGTGTTCGGTCCGGACGACCAGTGCGTCGTCCGGAATCTCCTCGAGGACGCGCTCGAGTGCCGCATTCGGGTCCTCGGCCGCCGCGAGCCGCGTCACCGCCTCGCGTTCGGCGTTGTACCCGCGGCTCGTGAGTTCGCCGACGATCCGAGCGGGGGCCTCGAGTGGCACACCTCTCGCATTCGCGAGCGAGGGCAAAAGGGTAGCGGATCCCCCCGTTCGCGGTGGGCGTTTTCCGGTGATCGAGTTGACTCGAGTCGTCGGTCTGACCTCCCGCGAACCGAGGGCCGCCGGAAGGTTGATACCCAGTTCGGAGAAAGCGATCCGCAATGGACGGTCCCGACGGCGGCGAGCGTGATGACGATCGGTCCGGATCCCGCAACGAGCGCTCGAGACCGGATCCGTCTCGGGGAGACGAAACCGGGAATCGTACGCCCGAATCGCGTGATCGCACATCCGAATCCGCCGACCGGACGTCCGAACGCGACGACCGGGCGTCCGACTCCGGAACGCGAGACCGGACGACTCGCGACGATCGGGGTCGCGCGACCCGCGACGACGGCGTCGCAATCGAGGACGGCATCGGTCGCTGGCTGCTCGAGAGCGACGACTGGCGAGTCACTGCGTGTCGAGACGTCGCGACGAGTCTCGCGATCATTGCGGTCCTCGTCCTCCTCCTGTTCGGAATCAGCGGGACCTGGCCGTCGTTCGTCGCCGTCGAGAGCGGCAGCATGGAGCCGAACGTCCGGGAGGGAGACCTCGTCTTCGTCGTCGACGACGATCGGTTCGCCGGGGGGAGCGCCGTCGCCGAAACCGGTGTCGTCACCCTCGAGAGCGGACGAGCCAGCGGGCACGAGAGATTCGCCAGCCCCGGCGACGTCGTCATCTTCGTGCCGAACGGCGATCCGACGGAGACGCCGACGATCCACCGTGCCCACTTCTGGGTCGAAGCGGGCGAGCGATGGGTCGAGACCAAAGCCGATCCCGACTCCCTGAACGGTGCGACCTGCAACGAAATCGTCACCTGTCCGGCACCTCACGACGGATTCGTCACGAAAGGCGACGCCAATCCCGGCTACGACCAACTGCCGCGCTCGGGCGCGGACACGACGATCGTCAGTCCGGACTGGATCACCGGGAAGGCGATGCTTCGGGTTCCGTGGATCGGAGAGTTCCGGCTGGCGGTCGGGTCGGCGGGTGCAGCGACCGGGTTGGGACCGACGGCTACCTTCGTCGCGACGGGCGTGATCGCGCTCGTCTTGTTCGGGATGGCCGGCGGGGAACGCGAGTCGTGAGGCGACGGGCGAACGATCCCCGCGAACGGAAAGTTGATTGGGCGGCCCGGCAAAACCAGTGACGATGAGCGGTTCTAGTGCCGGGAACCCCCCGGACGATTCCGGCGACGACGATCGCGCGCAGGATCGAAGCGCCGGCAGTTCGCAAACGCCGCCCGCACCCGAGAAACCGTCCCGGAGTGCCGCCGACTCCGACTCCAATGCCGACGGCGTGACGATCGACGACGACGGGATCCTCCGCTGGTTCCTCAAGACCGACGACGAGACCGTCATGGTGGCGCGGGATCTCTTGAGTAGCATCGCCATCGTCGCCGTCGTCGGCCTCCTCCTATTCGGCGTCAGCGGCATCTGGCCCCCGCTCGTCGCCGTCGAGAGCGGCAGCATGGAGCCCAACATGCACAGGGGCGATCTCATCTTCGTCGCGGACGAGGGCCGATTCGCCGGTGACGCTTCCGTCGCCGGAACCGGCGTCGTCACCCTCGAGAACGGCCAGGAGAGCGGCCACGACAAGTTCGGCAATCCCGGCGACGTGATTATCTTCCGACCCAACGGCAATGCGGCCGAAACGCCGGTGATCCACCGCGCCCACTTCTGGGTCGAAGAAGGGGAACACTGGGTCGATACCAAGGCCAGCGAGGAGATCGTCGGCGATGCGACCTGTGAGGAAGTCGTGACCTGTCCCGCCGATCACGCCGGCTTCGTTACGAAAGGTGACAACAACGGCGGCTACGATCAGCTGAGAGGATCCGGTGCCAGAACCGATATCGTCAAATCCGAATGGGTCACCGGGAAAGCCATGTTCCGGATCCCGTGGCTCGGCCACGTGCGCCTGACCTTCGACAAGGTCCTCGGTGGGATGCTTGCTCCGACGTCGCCCTCGAGCGCGACGCTACATGGACCGACACCGGCGATGACGCCGACGCTCGCCGGTCCGGACACTGCTGGTACTGGCCCCGGACTGGACGGTGAACTCGCCGGCGTCGCCGCCATTGCCAGTACCGGAGCCGGGGCCACGATCGCGATCGGCCGATACCGTAACTGAGCCCGGAATCGACCGCTCAGTTCTTCACCTCTCTCCTCGAAGCTCCGTCGCAACTCGAGATGCAGACGTGTCGAGTCTCGAGAGTTTTTCGCGGTCCATGAGGAGGCTCGAGTCGAAATAGGGGGGTCCGAACGCGACGCTGGGAAGTCGACCTGTCTAATCGGACGAACGGTACCGGCGAATGGTTTCGGAAGGCGAGACTGAGGGGTGTGCAGCCGAAGTCCAGAGAAGTCGAGGGAGCGGACGTGAGCCGACAGTCAGTTCTCGAACCGCGCCTGAACGAACGGCTGGACGTCGTCGATATCGCTCAGTCGGGAGTCGCTCAGTAACACGGCCTCCGTCTCTTCGAGTGGAACGGAGAGACTGATCTCCTTGGTCCGGCCGTACCGTCCCTTCGAGACGACGACGGCGTTGACGATCCCGAGCATGTCGAGTTCGCTGATGAGATCCGTCACGCGCCGCTGGGTCAACACGTCCGCGTCGATCTCCTCGCAGAGGCGCTTGTAGATGTTGAACACCTCGCCCGTGTTGATGCTATGAACGCCGTTTTTCTCGAGCAGGATGATCGCGAAGAGGACGAGTTTGCTCTGGGTGGGCAGCGTGCGGACGACCTCGACGACGCGATCGAGTTCGATCTTGTCCTGGGCCTGTCGCACGTGTTCCTCGACGATCGTCTCGGCCTGGGACCGTTCGGCCAGTTCGCCCGCGGTCCGCAGGAGATCCAGCGCGCGCCGCGCGTCACCGTGTTCCTGTGCGGCGAACGCCGCACACAGCGGGATCACGTCGTCGGAGAGTGCGTTCCCCTTGAACGCGACCTCCGAGCGGTGTTTGAGGATGTCCCGGAGCTGATTCGCGTCGTAGGGCGGGAAGACGATCTCCTCTTCGCCCAGCGAGGACTTGACCCGCGGATCGAGGAAATCGGTGAACTTCAGGTCGTTCGAGATGCCGATGATCGACACTCGCGAGTTCTCGAGTTCGGAGTTCATCCGCGAGAGGTTGTAGAGCGTGTCGTCGCCGCTCTTCTCGACGAGCTTGTCGATCTCGTCTAACATGATGACGACGACCCGCTCGTCGTAATCGACGGCGTCGAAGAAGACGCTGTAGACCCGATCCGTCGGCCAACCCGTCATCGGGACCTCCTCGAACGAGTCCTTGTCGTCCTCGAGAGCCGTGATCCGGTCGTCGACCTCGGCCCGGGTCTCGAAGGGCGTCGACTCGAGGGGGTGGTCCGGCGGGAGCGCGGTCGAATCGGTCGCGGCGTCGTCGCGACCGGCTCCGGTGTCGTCGACGTTCGCCGGCCCGTTTTCCGCTCCGGACGACCGCGAGTCGGCGGGATCCGCCGATCCGTCTGAAGACCCCCCTGCTTCGAGTGGAGAATCGCCCGACATGGCGTCGGTATCGGTTCCAGTCGAAATGTCTGTGTCCGACTCCGTCTCCTCGCTCGAGACGAAATCGAAGGGGTCCGTTGCCGTCTGATCGTTCGCGCCATCGCCCGACTCAGTCACGTCGGCGCTGTGACGCGCAGCATCGGCATCGTACTCGTCGAGGTCGTCCAGCAGCGACTCGAGTTCCGCGACGCGGTCGTCGATCCTCGCTTTGTTTTTTTCGATGAACTTATTCGCGAGCTGTGCGAGCACGCGGTACTGGGTGTCGGTGACCTCGCAGTTGATGTACTCGACGTCGCACGGGACGGAGTACTTCTGGGAGGTGCTCTCGAGTTCCTTGCTGACGAACTTGGCGCTCGCGGTCTTGCCGGTCCCGGTTTTCCCGTAGATGAGAATGTTCGACGGCGTTTCGCCGCGGAGCGCGGCGACGAGGATCGTCGCCATCTTATTGATCTGATCGCTCCGATGGGGAAGTTCGTGTGGCGTATAGGACGGGCGGAGGACCTCCTTGTTCTCGAAGATCGGTTCGCCACTGAGCAAGTCGTCGAACAGTCCCTGATTCGACTCGTCGTCGCCGAGGTCGGCGTTCTCGAAATCCGTCGAGAATCCGCTCGTTCCCTCGACCTCGTCCGAACCAGTGATCTCTGAGTTATCGTCTGACATCCGTCGTACAGCACCCCCTTATTTCGAGTGGAACGTCGAACCAGGGAGCGGAAATACAGCGGTATGGTGGCCTCCGTAGAGGGATCCACCGTTCCAGATACCCGATTCGAGTCCAGTTGATGCAAACGAAACAGAGGAAAACCACGATAATAAATCCTTCCCTTCCCCCCTCGTCTTGGAACGGAAACGGCGTTCAGTGTGGAGTCAGTTGTCTTTCCTCGATCGGGTTCCGATCTCTCCGATGGAGACGTAGAGACTGTGCGCGTGTGACATACGCGTGCGTAATAGCGGAACGGATGCGACATGCGCGTATATAGTGACGTAAATGGTGTCTGTAAGTATCGTATCAGCGAACGGATCGCAGTGTCTCACTTCTGCAGGACCATGGTAACAGATCGGAGATAAAGCAGGACGAATTTCCCCTCGATGTTCCCGTGGTCTCTCCGTAACTGATGATCGAGACGAGTCAGTCGAGACGAGTCAGTGGACGTGTGCCGTCACAGTCCCGAGACGATGAGGAGACAGGCTCGAGGATCGATTACAGTGTGATATATAATGTCGTAATAGGAGGCGGCGATGCCCCCCCCACCCCTTCGTTTCGGGTGGAACGAGCGAAAAGGGTGGGTGGGGGTTCGACGGCGATTTATCACGAGAAGATTTATCTGGATGGAGTAGAAACAATAACCGTAGAACTAGCAGAACAGCTAGTCTTACTAGAGCTAGGATAACCTTTACTAGTACCTACTAGAATTAGTCCTTGGAGGCATCTATCTTACTAGATAGGATTCTGAGTTACTAGAAATATCGTTATCGGCGAATTCTCCATCGCAATCGGCCTGAGATGCGTCTCGAGTCGAAATGAGGGGCCGATTCTCTCCTCACATCGGTTCGCCAGTTCGTGTTCCCACCCGCGCCCGCAACGATCTCCACTCGAAACGAAGGGGTGGGGGTCTCAGGATCGCTCGATTCGCCTTCCAGAAATTAATATGGTATATATAGTCATTCAGTTGGATGCTAACACACATCGTACCTAACACGCGGCCGGAATATACGTAGAACACTGATATATTCCTCCTGTCTCTCACTTCTCCCTCTCGGATCTAGACCCGTAGTTACCCTTCGACCACGTAGTTGCTCTTTTAACCAGGGTTTCTCTCGGTATTCGTTGAGAACACGTCTCGATCTCGATTACAGTTCCGTCTCATAATAACTCTCTTCCGTCGAATTGTCTACACGTCTGACGTAGGCTTAAGTGAGTTCAGTTTGTAGTACGCGCAGATGCACCCCGCGGTGCTGGAGGCCTCTACAGATGGGACTGTTCACAGAACTCAAAGATAGTATCTCCCGGGCTACGGACCGCCTGTTTTCGGCACAGGAGCCCAAACGAATCGGTATTTACGGTCCGCCGAATGCCGGCAAAACGACGCTCGCGAACCGTATCGCGCGTGACTGGACTGGTGACGCGGTCGGTGCGGAGAGCCACGTCCCGCACGAGACACGTCGCGCACGTAGGAAAGAAAACGTCGAGATCGAACGCGACGGCAAAACGGTGACCATCGACATCGTCGACACGCCGGGTGTGACGACGAAGGTCGACTACGAGGAGTTCACCGACGAGATGGACGAAGAGGACGCGATTCGCCGCTCCCGCGAGGCGACCGAAGGCGTCGCCGAAGCGATGCACTGGCTGCGAGAGGACGTCGACGGCGTCATCTACGTTCTGGATAGCGCAGAGGATCCGATCACGCAGGTCAACACGATGCTGATCGGTATCGTCGAGTCGCGCGATCTCCCCGTTCTGATCTTCGCGAACAAAACTGACCTCGAGGAGTCGAGCGTCAAGCGGATCGAGGACGCCTTCCCGCAACATAAGACCATTCCCCTGTCCGCGAAGGAGGGCGACAACATGGACGAAGTGTACGACAACATCGCAGAGTACTTCGGGTGATTACCGATGCCAAAAGCAACTAACGCGGACGACTCGGACGCACCCGACGGCGTGCAGATCGACCTGATCAGCGGCGAACGCATGGACGGCATGGCGACGATGGAGAAGATCAGGATGATCTTGGACGGCGTCCACGACGGCAACATCGTCATCCTGGAGGAGGGACTGACGCCCGACGAGGAGAGCCGGCTCATCGAGGTGACGATGGCTGAGATCAGTCCCGACGAGTTCAACGGGATCGAGATCGAGACCTATCCCAAGTCCGAGACCCGCGACTCGTCGTTGCTCGGTCGCATCATGGGAGGTGACGAGACGGAAGCGAAGCTGACGGTGATCGGACCGGCGAACCAGATCGAGACGCTCCACAAGGACGAAACGCTCATCAGCGCGCTCGTGTCCCGTAACTAATGCCACATCAGTGTACGAACTGTGGCCGAACGTTCGCTGACGGCTCCAAAGAGATGCTGTCGGGGTGTCCGGACTGCGGCGGGAACAAGTTCCAGTTCGCACCGACCACGACGGCCGCAGCCGAATCGTCCGGCGGAACCGAGACGGACGGCTCGAGGGGGGCCGATACGGCGAGCGCCTCGGCGGACGCTTCCTCGCCCGAATCGGACAGCGTCGCGACGCGCGCTGCGGAAACGGTTCGCGGCTGGGTGTCCGCTGGGTCCGCCAACGAACCGGATGCGGAGTCCGCTGAGCGGCCGGCGTCGAACGGATCGACGGCAGCCACGGGATCGGACGGCTCCTGGCCCTCGAGTGACGATACCGGCAGTAGCGATTCGAACCCGCCGTCGGACGGCGAGTTCGACGAGTGGCCCGAGACGGCACGTCGGCCCGAGGACCGGTCCGGATCGCCAGCCGAGGCGGCCGACGGGTCGTCGACGGAGACGGCCACTGACGAGCGGACTTCATCTCGGGACCCGTCGGATCGACCATCGAGCAGCCCGTCGACGACCGCTACGATGGCGGACGACGAAAATTCGGCGCAGGCCGACGCCCGCAGCGAAGTCGTCCCCTCGGCCGATCTCCCGTCACACTCCGAGAGTCCGGACGGAGACGGCTCGAGGCCCGACAGCGATGCAGGCAATGTCGTCGGTCCGCAGGGCGAAGCTGAGACCGGGGCCGGATCAGAAACGGATGTTGGAGTCGGCTCTGACGCCGATGACCAGCCTCCGGAACACGGTCGCGTCGTCAGCGAGCCCAGCGGGGAACGCCCGTCGATCGAGGATCTCCGGGCGGAGCTCAACGAACAGTTCGAGAGCATCAAGATCGTCCGACCGGGACAGTACGAACTCAACCTGATGGAGCTCTACAACCGGGACGAGTACATCATCTCCCTGCAGGAAGACGGACGGTACGTCATCGACGTGCCGGACTCGTGGCACGACGGCGATGAGGACGACGACTGAGGCTCGCCCGTCGATACCTCTTTTCCGCCTCCCAGCACAGTGTCGTTTCGACTGCAGAATCCTAGCCATTGGGAAGATCTTACCTTCCCTGTCCGATCCTCGTTCCACGGGAAATAACCCGTCTCGATACGCCCGAAAGAGCGCGCCCGGAAATGGCTGGAAGAGCCCGACCAGAGACAGATGGATTTAAGCGACGCGGATACGACCCACCGCACATGAGCACCGCAACCAAGGTCGTTCTCACCACGGTCGCCGTATCGGCGCTGCTGTCGATCCTGCTCGTCTTCCAGAACGCGTTCGCCTGATGTTCGAGGCTCGTGCGCTCTCGGATCGGGTCGAGGCCGTCCGCGAGGCTCACGCGCCTGACGCGCAGGTCCTCGACTGCGACCGCGACTTCGAGACGCTGAACCCGGCAGTCGCCGAGGACCTCGGCCTGATCGTCAACGCGCTCGAGCCCGCGAGCTATCCCGCAGCCTGGCTGCCGGAGAACGCGCCGACCTTGCTCGCCCGCTACGCGAGTTCGGATCTCACGATCGGGATGCCAGGCGACGGCAGCGTCGCCTGGACCTGCCAGACCGACCCGCCGATCGTCCTCGTCAAACCGCGCGTCGAGGGGTCTCCGGACTCCTTCGTCGACTTCTTGATCGCCGAAGCGCTCGTTCAGGTCGATCTCGAGGTTCCCGAACACTTCATCGGCTTCTTCGAGGAGACGTATCACGACCTCGACGAGGCGGTCGCGCTCGACCCCACCGACACCTATCAGATCGCCGCGGCGCTGTACGACGGCTGGGTCGGTCTGCAGACGCGCGAGGTCTTCGCGGACTGGCACGACGACCATCCGGAACTAGCCGACGCCTGGCAGGACGCCGGGACGCGACTCGAGGACCGCGTTGCCGGACTCCCACGTGCGGTCGCGCGCGGTGACACTGACTTCGCGGACGCGACGGAGCTGGCGTGTGCCGCGATCAAACACGCGATCGAGTTGCCGGCTCCCTTCGCCGCGCTCGATACCGAGGCGTATCTGGACCACGGACCGGAGTACGCGATCCAGTGGGCCGAGAAAACGTTCGACTCGCTCGAGGACTAGACGCGTTTCGTTCGGGTTCAGTTGTCCCTGGTCGACAGTATGCTCTCAGTTGGGAATCGTACTCGAGACCGTCCGATACGCTGTGCACTGCCGACTGTGTCGACTAGTAGCGAGCGACCTGCTCACGCCTCCGTTCCGTAGTGCTGTTACAATCGACTACTGCGCTTCTGTTCTGTCAGAACTCGGCGTCGACGCTGCCGTCCTCGTCGAGGTCGATGATCCCGTCGAACAGCCCGCGGAACTCGTCGACGAGTGCCTCGTCGTGGGGCTCCTCCGAGAGGTGGAAGAGGCCGACGGCGTCGTGTTCCTCGAGCAACTCGAGGATTCGTTCGACCGCCTCGAGTGCCTGGTCGTCGCCGGCGTAGTAGGCGAGTTCGGTGACGGAGTCGAAGCTGATGCGGAGTTTGCCGTCGTGGTCGTCGAGGAAGCCGTCGATATGCTCGACGATGCCGTCGACGTCATCGGGGGCGGCGACGTAGTGGACCGTATCTGACGAACGCCGCGAGTAGCCGCGTTCGATGCTGAGCGTATCCAGAATTTCGGCGCGCTCCTCGTCGACATCGTAGTACTCGAGTTTCTGCCTGACTTCGCGAGCGGTGGTTCGCGTGGAGATGACGAGGAAGTTGTCGGTGTCGATTTTGAGGAAATCGGTGTCGATGCGGTCGGTTTCGCCGGTACTCGGATGCAAGAGGAGCACGCCGGTCCCACCCGGTACCGTTTCCGGTGTCCCGTCTATTTCAAGCGCGTAATCCATATTGCCGTGAACAACTTTGGGAACTCCCTTAAGCGTGCGGATGTATCTTTGAGGGAGTCAGTGTCGGAAACGGAGGAAGGGCCTGAAAAACTGGCGAGGCTGGGACAGTGTCACTCACCGAGCGTCGAAATCCGGATGCCCACGGATTTCGGTCACTGACGACCCTTCACTCCATATGTTTTAGGCCAGCCTAAAGTATCTATCGGTGGTTCTCATCACCGTGAGAACGGTCGGGGCGAGTCGGTCTCGGAAGACGCTGCACCGATGCGAACGCGTTTAGGCCCGCGGACCGCAGCGTCTCGTATATGAGCATCCGCGAGGAGTTCGACGACTGGGCGGCGAGCGGTCGGGACAAGGGAATGGAGGAGCGCCACTGGCACACCGCGAAGCACGCGCTCGCGCGGATGCCGATCGAAGCCGGTGACGTCGTCCTCGATCTCGGCTGCGGGAGCGGCTACGCCGGTCGCGCGCTCCGCGATACCAAAGACGCCGGCCGGGTCTACGGGCTCGACGGCTCTCCTGAAATGGCACGCAACGCGGCGACGTACACCGACGATCCGGCCGTCGGCTATCTCGTCGGTGACTTCGATGAACTCCCCTTCGCCGACGATTCGATCGACCATATCTGGAGCATGGAGGCGTTCTATTACGCGGCCGATCCCCACCACACGCTCGCGGAGATCGCTCGCGTCCTCCGGCCCGGTGGCACCTTCTACTGTGCCGTCAACTACTACGAGGAGAACGTCCACTCCCACGAGTGGCAGGAGTTCATCGCCATCGAGATGACCCGCTGGGACCGCCAGCAGTACCGCGAGGCCTTCCGCGACGCGGGACTCGCCGTCGCCGAGCAGGACACCATCCCCGATCGCGAGATAGCCATCCCCGACGAGGTCGAGTTCCCCACGGAGGACTGGGAGAGCCGCGAGGACATGGTCGAACGCTACCGCGAATTTGGCACCCTACTCACCGTCGGCGTCGCTCCCTAACTCCGCCGTATCCGTCCGCTGCTAAGGAACCTGTCAGCGAAAACCCCCCGGTTTCCACTCGAGACCGTTACTCCCGTCACACAGGCCGTCACGACGCCGATAACTCGAGTCGAAACGCACCTCTCTGACGGACCGCCGATCGTCACCCACCCGATCGACTCGAGGAAACGTTCGACCAGCGGGACTGTCACACTCTCGCGTGCGTTCCACCGGCCGGGACGACCGATCCGAGCGACGTCCTCGTCTCGCTCGCCGGCCGGACTACTCGTCCCGCTCGCCGGCCGGAATCGCCACCTCGAGCCAGTTCTCCTCCGGGGGCAGCGGACAGTCGAAGGTCTCGCTGTAGGCACAGAACGGCGAGTACGCGATGTTGAAGTCCACGACGAGCTCGTCGCCGTCCTCGAGGTCTCGATCCGGCTCGAGTTCCATGTACCGACCGCCCTCGTAGGTCTGCTGGCCCGTCGTCTTGTCGCGAAACGGCACGAACAGTGGCTGCTCGTTCGGGCTCTCCTGTTTATACGCCGCGAGTTCGAACGTCCCGTCCTGCAGGTCCTCGTCCTCGCGGTCGAGTTCGAACTCGAGGGTCGCGACGCGGAGATAGCGCATCTCCCGGCCCGCGGTGGTGTCCATCAGGACGACCTCGGGGTCGTCGTGGACCGCGGCGGTCGCGGTCACCCGATAGTCCGGATCGGGGTCGAAGTAGTCGAGGCCCTCGAAGTCCTCCCGCGCTTCCGGCGGGATCGGCGACTGGGGATGGTCGGCGAAGAACTCGTCTTTCTCAGCGCGTTTCGACTCGAGTTCGTCGCGCCAGCGCTCGACGTCGATCGAATCGCTCATAGCCGGAGTAGTCGGCGGATCGGGGAAGGCGTTGCGCTTCGGTCCCGTTTCGAAACGCCGGTCCGCTCGGTCGCCGGTCGAAATCCGCAAAACAGCGGTGCAATCGATGGCTCGTCCTCGCCGCAGTC encodes:
- a CDS encoding S26 family signal peptidase; this translates as MDGPDGGERDDDRSGSRNERSRPDPSRGDETGNRTPESRDRTSESADRTSERDDRASDSGTRDRTTRDDRGRATRDDGVAIEDGIGRWLLESDDWRVTACRDVATSLAIIAVLVLLLFGISGTWPSFVAVESGSMEPNVREGDLVFVVDDDRFAGGSAVAETGVVTLESGRASGHERFASPGDVVIFVPNGDPTETPTIHRAHFWVEAGERWVETKADPDSLNGATCNEIVTCPAPHDGFVTKGDANPGYDQLPRSGADTTIVSPDWITGKAMLRVPWIGEFRLAVGSAGAATGLGPTATFVATGVIALVLFGMAGGERES
- a CDS encoding S26 family signal peptidase; the protein is MSGSSAGNPPDDSGDDDRAQDRSAGSSQTPPAPEKPSRSAADSDSNADGVTIDDDGILRWFLKTDDETVMVARDLLSSIAIVAVVGLLLFGVSGIWPPLVAVESGSMEPNMHRGDLIFVADEGRFAGDASVAGTGVVTLENGQESGHDKFGNPGDVIIFRPNGNAAETPVIHRAHFWVEEGEHWVDTKASEEIVGDATCEEVVTCPADHAGFVTKGDNNGGYDQLRGSGARTDIVKSEWVTGKAMFRIPWLGHVRLTFDKVLGGMLAPTSPSSATLHGPTPAMTPTLAGPDTAGTGPGLDGELAGVAAIASTGAGATIAIGRYRN
- a CDS encoding Cdc6/Cdc18 family protein, with the translated sequence MSDDNSEITGSDEVEGTSGFSTDFENADLGDDESNQGLFDDLLSGEPIFENKEVLRPSYTPHELPHRSDQINKMATILVAALRGETPSNILIYGKTGTGKTASAKFVSKELESTSQKYSVPCDVEYINCEVTDTQYRVLAQLANKFIEKNKARIDDRVAELESLLDDLDEYDADAARHSADVTESGDGANDQTATDPFDFVSSEETESDTDISTGTDTDAMSGDSPLEAGGSSDGSADPADSRSSGAENGPANVDDTGAGRDDAATDSTALPPDHPLESTPFETRAEVDDRITALEDDKDSFEEVPMTGWPTDRVYSVFFDAVDYDERVVVIMLDEIDKLVEKSGDDTLYNLSRMNSELENSRVSIIGISNDLKFTDFLDPRVKSSLGEEEIVFPPYDANQLRDILKHRSEVAFKGNALSDDVIPLCAAFAAQEHGDARRALDLLRTAGELAERSQAETIVEEHVRQAQDKIELDRVVEVVRTLPTQSKLVLFAIILLEKNGVHSINTGEVFNIYKRLCEEIDADVLTQRRVTDLISELDMLGIVNAVVVSKGRYGRTKEISLSVPLEETEAVLLSDSRLSDIDDVQPFVQARFEN
- a CDS encoding Era-like GTP-binding protein, whose protein sequence is MGLFTELKDSISRATDRLFSAQEPKRIGIYGPPNAGKTTLANRIARDWTGDAVGAESHVPHETRRARRKENVEIERDGKTVTIDIVDTPGVTTKVDYEEFTDEMDEEDAIRRSREATEGVAEAMHWLREDVDGVIYVLDSAEDPITQVNTMLIGIVESRDLPVLIFANKTDLEESSVKRIEDAFPQHKTIPLSAKEGDNMDEVYDNIAEYFG
- a CDS encoding DUF2073 domain-containing protein, which codes for MPKATNADDSDAPDGVQIDLISGERMDGMATMEKIRMILDGVHDGNIVILEEGLTPDEESRLIEVTMAEISPDEFNGIEIETYPKSETRDSSLLGRIMGGDETEAKLTVIGPANQIETLHKDETLISALVSRN
- a CDS encoding OapC/ArvC family zinc-ribbon domain-containing protein, which translates into the protein MPHQCTNCGRTFADGSKEMLSGCPDCGGNKFQFAPTTTAAAESSGGTETDGSRGADTASASADASSPESDSVATRAAETVRGWVSAGSANEPDAESAERPASNGSTAATGSDGSWPSSDDTGSSDSNPPSDGEFDEWPETARRPEDRSGSPAEAADGSSTETATDERTSSRDPSDRPSSSPSTTATMADDENSAQADARSEVVPSADLPSHSESPDGDGSRPDSDAGNVVGPQGEAETGAGSETDVGVGSDADDQPPEHGRVVSEPSGERPSIEDLRAELNEQFESIKIVRPGQYELNLMELYNRDEYIISLQEDGRYVIDVPDSWHDGDEDDD
- a CDS encoding DUF7089 family protein, which codes for MFEARALSDRVEAVREAHAPDAQVLDCDRDFETLNPAVAEDLGLIVNALEPASYPAAWLPENAPTLLARYASSDLTIGMPGDGSVAWTCQTDPPIVLVKPRVEGSPDSFVDFLIAEALVQVDLEVPEHFIGFFEETYHDLDEAVALDPTDTYQIAAALYDGWVGLQTREVFADWHDDHPELADAWQDAGTRLEDRVAGLPRAVARGDTDFADATELACAAIKHAIELPAPFAALDTEAYLDHGPEYAIQWAEKTFDSLED
- a CDS encoding DUF7090 family protein; translated protein: MDYALEIDGTPETVPGGTGVLLLHPSTGETDRIDTDFLKIDTDNFLVISTRTTAREVRQKLEYYDVDEERAEILDTLSIERGYSRRSSDTVHYVAAPDDVDGIVEHIDGFLDDHDGKLRISFDSVTELAYYAGDDQALEAVERILELLEEHDAVGLFHLSEEPHDEALVDEFRGLFDGIIDLDEDGSVDAEF
- a CDS encoding class I SAM-dependent methyltransferase, which encodes MSIREEFDDWAASGRDKGMEERHWHTAKHALARMPIEAGDVVLDLGCGSGYAGRALRDTKDAGRVYGLDGSPEMARNAATYTDDPAVGYLVGDFDELPFADDSIDHIWSMEAFYYAADPHHTLAEIARVLRPGGTFYCAVNYYEENVHSHEWQEFIAIEMTRWDRQQYREAFRDAGLAVAEQDTIPDREIAIPDEVEFPTEDWESREDMVERYREFGTLLTVGVAP
- a CDS encoding DUF1684 domain-containing protein — encoded protein: MSDSIDVERWRDELESKRAEKDEFFADHPQSPIPPEAREDFEGLDYFDPDPDYRVTATAAVHDDPEVVLMDTTAGREMRYLRVATLEFELDREDEDLQDGTFELAAYKQESPNEQPLFVPFRDKTTGQQTYEGGRYMELEPDRDLEDGDELVVDFNIAYSPFCAYSETFDCPLPPEENWLEVAIPAGERDE